Proteins encoded together in one Sander lucioperca isolate FBNREF2018 chromosome 17, SLUC_FBN_1.2, whole genome shotgun sequence window:
- the LOC116060279 gene encoding gap junction delta-3 protein-like, whose product MGEWGFLSGIFNSLQAHSPMLGRFWLLLMLVFRILILGTVASDLFDDEQEEFACNTLQPGCKQVCYDMAFPISQYRFWVFHIVLIATPSLVFLMYVMHHHKKKTSHSNSSQFSSQDYREEIHLRRLYLINVAFRILAEIGFLVGQWLLYGFKVESQYPCSRFPCPYTVDCFTSRPAEKTVFLCFYFVVGLISAISSCAELFYSSMKWFSPNKEPFTPEPSCDCQNLHNMEQEEPEAVGKPRGKTVPESMSSSVRLKGGSLRNSASRKVSSIGHKHRGGKYVSTRTFMV is encoded by the coding sequence ATGGGTGAATGGGGCTTCCTCAGTGGAATCTTTAATAGCCTCCAGGCCCACTCGCCGATGCTTGGTCGTTTCTGGCTCTTACTCATGCTTGTCTTTCGGATACTGATCCTAGGAACTGTAGCCAGTGACCTGTTTGATGATGAGCAAGAGGAGTTTGCCTGCAACACCCTCCAGCCGGGCTGCAAACAGGTGTGCTACGACATGGCCTTCCCCATCTCCCAGTACAGATTCTGGGTGTTTCACATCGTCCTCATCGCTACACCTTCTCTGGTTTTCCTCATGTATGTCATGCATCATCACAAGAAGAAGACCAGCCACTCCAATTCCAGCCAATTTAGCAGCCAGGACTACAGAGAAGAGATCCATTTAAGGAGGCTTTACCTTATCAATGTGGCCTTCCGCATATTGGCAGAAATTGGCTTTCTAGTGGGCCAGTGGCTGCTCTACGGCTTCAAGGTGGAGTCCCAGTATCCCTGTAGCCGCTTTCCTTGCCCCTACACAGTGGACTGCTTCACCTCCCGTCCTGCAGAGAAAACAGTCTTCCTCTGCTTCTACTTTGTCGTGGGGTTGATATCAGCGATTTCCAGCTGTGCAGAGCTTTTCTACAGCTCTATGAAGTGGTTCTCCCCAAACAAGGAGCCCTTCACCCCGGAGCCTTCCTGTGACTGCCAGAACCTTCACAATATGGAGCAAGAGGAGCCGGAGGCAGTGGGGAAACCTCGAGGGAAGACGGTTCCAGAGAGCATGTCCAGTAGCGTGAGGCTGAAAGGAGGATCACTGAGGAACAGCGCCAGTAGGAAGGTCTCCAGCATCGGACACAAGCACAGGGGAGGCAAATATGTAAGCACAAGGACATTCATGGTGTGA